Proteins co-encoded in one Ruegeria sp. YS9 genomic window:
- a CDS encoding type II secretion system F family protein — MEILTGINDLLTQHLGEFGPLIIVGVLGLLMVLVAVTLIMKQPEDPLKKLQRSNAAPPKQKKGKKEQLRNSNRNEQLEKFATFLEPKNEEEYSAVELKLRQAGYRSKDSVRFFHFAQFSLGILGIIIGVLLVTVFSGGQEFTGTQMMIRVLVPGAIGYFAPKYWITRRVEERKEAITAGFPDTLDLMLVCVEAGQSLDQAIVRVASEMSASYPDIAQEFETVAYEMKAGKDKDTVLRDFGVRCGVQDVNSFVTVMIQSATFGTSIAEALRVYAGEMRDKRVMRAEEAANKLPTKMTLVTMMLTVPPLLIILVGPSANVISSFGR, encoded by the coding sequence ATGGAAATCCTGACCGGCATCAATGACCTGTTGACCCAGCACCTGGGCGAATTCGGCCCCCTGATCATTGTCGGCGTACTTGGCCTGCTTATGGTTCTGGTCGCTGTCACATTGATCATGAAGCAGCCCGAAGACCCCTTGAAGAAACTGCAAAGATCGAATGCGGCTCCTCCAAAGCAGAAAAAGGGGAAGAAAGAGCAGCTTCGAAACTCGAACCGAAACGAGCAGCTTGAGAAGTTCGCAACTTTCCTTGAGCCCAAGAACGAAGAAGAATACTCGGCCGTCGAGTTGAAGCTGCGTCAGGCGGGCTACAGGTCGAAGGATTCGGTTCGGTTCTTCCACTTTGCGCAGTTTTCTCTGGGTATCCTTGGCATTATCATTGGTGTTCTGCTGGTCACGGTTTTTTCCGGCGGCCAGGAGTTTACCGGAACACAGATGATGATCCGGGTGCTTGTCCCCGGCGCGATCGGCTATTTCGCACCCAAATACTGGATTACGCGCCGGGTTGAAGAACGGAAGGAAGCGATTACCGCCGGCTTTCCCGATACGCTTGATCTGATGCTGGTCTGCGTTGAAGCCGGTCAATCGCTGGATCAGGCCATCGTTCGCGTGGCCAGTGAAATGAGCGCGTCTTATCCGGATATCGCGCAGGAATTCGAAACCGTCGCGTATGAAATGAAGGCCGGCAAGGACAAGGACACCGTCCTGCGTGACTTCGGCGTGCGCTGTGGGGTTCAGGACGTGAACTCTTTTGTCACCGTCATGATCCAATCGGCGACATTTGGTACATCAATTGCCGAGGCATTGCGGGTTTACGCCGGTGAGATGCGCGACAAACGCGTGATGCGCGCCGAAGAGGCCGCGAACAAGTTGCCGACCAAGATGACTCTTGTCACAATGATGCTGACGGTCCCGCCGCTGCTGATTATTCTGGTTGGCCCGTCGGCGAATGTTATTTCGAGTTTTGGACGCTAG
- a CDS encoding type II and III secretion system protein family protein gives MTIRSWISATLLGLSLVMAPIGDTAWAETLRVVKKGTVETLDVPMNRAIVVESEQPFAELSIANAGIADISSLSERTIYVLGKAPGLTTLTLFDGAGNLLANVRVRVAPDVTEFKERLRQILPNEPIEVRTANDGIVLSGTISSSAKLARALELAERYAPDRVSNLMSVGGVQQVMLKVRFAEMNRSVAKSLTASLGFGGSDVTGGINTLNNQFALNNALANNIPTVQANTGAILFGFGAGSTQVRLLLEALEAKGLARSLAEPNLSALSGQEASFLAGGEVPIPVPQDDGVVAIEYKAFGVEMDFIPRVVDGDLINLEMGTAVSSIDQTSDFTINGDSVPSFITRRAKTTIELRDGESFAIAGLIQDNFADLSNQIPWLGDVPVLGALFRSANYQREQSELVVIITAHLVSPTRGETLALPTDRVKPPSEFDLFLNGRVARTQRTGAGGASEVAKQNFGSSYGYVLD, from the coding sequence ATGACAATACGTTCCTGGATCAGCGCAACCCTGCTGGGGTTGTCGCTTGTTATGGCCCCCATTGGCGACACCGCCTGGGCTGAAACTTTACGCGTGGTGAAAAAAGGGACGGTGGAAACACTTGATGTCCCGATGAACCGCGCAATCGTCGTAGAAAGCGAGCAACCTTTCGCAGAGCTCAGCATTGCCAACGCCGGCATTGCCGATATCTCTTCTTTGTCGGAGCGCACGATCTATGTTCTGGGCAAGGCCCCGGGCCTGACCACGCTGACGCTGTTTGACGGCGCGGGCAATCTTTTGGCCAATGTCCGCGTCCGGGTCGCACCGGATGTTACGGAATTCAAGGAACGTCTGCGTCAGATCCTGCCCAACGAACCCATCGAGGTTCGCACAGCCAATGATGGTATTGTTTTGTCCGGTACGATCTCCAGCTCGGCCAAACTGGCACGCGCGCTGGAACTGGCTGAACGGTATGCCCCCGATCGTGTCTCGAACCTGATGTCGGTCGGTGGTGTCCAGCAGGTCATGCTGAAAGTCCGCTTTGCCGAGATGAACCGCTCGGTCGCCAAAAGCCTGACGGCATCGCTTGGTTTCGGCGGAAGTGACGTTACGGGGGGCATCAATACGCTCAACAACCAGTTCGCGCTGAACAACGCTTTGGCGAACAACATTCCGACTGTTCAGGCCAATACAGGCGCAATCCTGTTTGGGTTCGGCGCGGGTTCGACGCAGGTTCGCCTGTTGCTGGAAGCACTGGAAGCCAAGGGGTTGGCCCGCAGCCTGGCCGAGCCGAATCTGTCCGCTCTGTCCGGCCAGGAGGCATCATTCCTGGCCGGTGGCGAAGTCCCCATTCCGGTACCGCAGGATGACGGCGTTGTGGCCATCGAATACAAGGCCTTCGGCGTCGAGATGGACTTTATTCCACGCGTCGTGGACGGCGATCTGATCAATCTTGAAATGGGCACGGCCGTTTCAAGTATCGATCAAACCTCGGATTTCACCATCAACGGGGATTCGGTTCCCAGTTTCATCACTCGCCGGGCAAAAACAACGATCGAACTTCGCGATGGTGAAAGCTTTGCCATTGCAGGCCTGATCCAGGACAATTTCGCGGATCTGAGCAACCAGATTCCATGGTTGGGAGATGTGCCGGTTCTGGGCGCGTTGTTCCGCAGCGCCAACTACCAGCGCGAGCAAAGTGAACTCGTCGTTATCATCACGGCGCATCTGGTTTCACCGACTCGGGGCGAAACTCTTGCGCTTCCAACCGATCGGGTCAAACCGCCCAGCGAATTTGACTTGTTCTTGAACGGCCGGGTGGCGCGCACACAGCGTACGGGCGCCGGCGGAGCGTCAGAGGTTGCCAAACAGAACTTCGGCAGCTCCTACGGCTACGTCCTAGATTGA
- a CDS encoding OmpA family protein: MHKWIITLGLSVAVAACTREAGYEIDAGTFGNATLNNVQVQSGELTYAQILSRRFAADVPSQVNFAFNSSQLDASAQRILLQQADWIKQFPEARFRVYGHTDAVGSTSYNKSLGLRRAQAVVAFLGQQGISRSRLEAVVSFGKTQPLIATQNRDRRNRRTVTEVSGFVDRNPQLLDGKYAEIVYREYVESATSVSTIQEVTAQDAGSGG; encoded by the coding sequence ATGCATAAGTGGATTATCACACTGGGTCTTTCGGTCGCTGTCGCCGCCTGTACCCGCGAGGCCGGGTACGAGATCGACGCAGGCACTTTCGGAAACGCGACGCTCAACAACGTCCAGGTTCAAAGCGGCGAGTTGACCTATGCGCAAATTCTCAGCCGCAGGTTTGCCGCGGATGTACCCAGCCAGGTGAACTTTGCGTTCAACAGCTCGCAACTGGATGCTTCAGCTCAGCGCATTCTTTTGCAACAGGCTGACTGGATCAAACAGTTCCCCGAGGCCCGGTTCCGCGTTTACGGGCATACGGATGCCGTGGGGTCGACCAGCTACAACAAAAGCCTAGGCCTTCGCCGCGCGCAAGCAGTCGTCGCGTTTCTGGGGCAGCAGGGTATCTCGCGCTCGCGGCTTGAGGCGGTGGTATCATTCGGCAAAACGCAACCGCTGATCGCAACGCAGAACCGCGATCGCAGGAATCGCAGAACGGTAACCGAAGTTTCAGGATTCGTTGATCGCAACCCGCAACTTCTGGACGGTAAATACGCTGAGATCGTTTACCGCGAGTATGTGGAAAGCGCGACCTCAGTCAGCACGATTCAGGAAGTGACCGCCCAGGACGCTGGAAGCGGTGGATAA
- a CDS encoding Flp family type IVb pilin — MIKFIKNFRKDEDGAVTVDWVVLTAAVIGLAAVAYQQISAGATGLATGVNEALNAASLSTGSNTATGGITGEGKSK, encoded by the coding sequence ATGATCAAGTTCATCAAGAACTTCCGCAAAGACGAAGACGGCGCAGTAACAGTTGACTGGGTTGTTCTGACCGCAGCAGTCATCGGCCTGGCCGCCGTTGCATATCAGCAGATCTCGGCTGGCGCCACTGGCCTGGCAACCGGCGTAAACGAAGCGCTGAACGCCGCATCGCTGAGCACCGGCAGCAACACCGCGACAGGTGGTATCACCGGCGAAGGCAAAAGCAAGTAA
- a CDS encoding CpaF family protein, whose product MFSRYKKQPAAQPVKSPAQPAETAAPSAQATPVATAVARKPVKKNAGEVASSDKDRKRKERLGEIKIELHRELLENLNLAALENAGEAELRAEISAIASEVLETRNIVLNREDRSQLNKELYDEVTGLGPLEALLQDDTVNDILVNGPQQIFVERAGKLELSDITFKDEKHLMRIIDKIVSAVGRRVDESNPYVDARLADGSRFNAMVPPIAVDGSLVSIRKFKKDKLGIDDLVNFGAFTEEMAAYLQAAVSTRLNIIVSGGTGSGKTTTLNALSSFIDDAERILTIEDTAELQLQQTHVGRMESRPPNVEGKGEVSPRDCLKNALRMRPDRIIVGETRGAEVIDMLQAMNTGHDGSMTTIHANSARDGISRLENMIAMAGIEMPIKAVRSQIASAVNLIVQASRLQDGSRRMTSITEITGMEGDVISMQEIFRFQRVGLTPDNKIIGHFTATGVRSHYSERFRLWGFDLPASIYDPTTM is encoded by the coding sequence GTGTTTTCAAGATACAAAAAGCAACCCGCAGCGCAGCCCGTCAAATCGCCGGCACAACCGGCTGAAACAGCGGCGCCTTCTGCACAAGCGACACCTGTCGCGACCGCGGTGGCACGCAAACCCGTGAAAAAGAATGCAGGCGAGGTCGCAAGTTCAGACAAAGACCGCAAACGCAAGGAGCGGCTGGGTGAGATCAAGATCGAACTGCACCGCGAACTGCTGGAAAACCTGAACCTGGCCGCGCTTGAAAACGCCGGCGAAGCAGAGTTGCGCGCTGAAATCAGTGCCATCGCCAGTGAAGTTCTGGAAACAAGAAACATTGTTCTGAACCGCGAAGACCGATCCCAGCTGAACAAGGAACTTTATGACGAGGTGACGGGTCTCGGCCCGCTCGAGGCGCTGCTTCAGGACGATACGGTCAACGATATTCTGGTGAACGGTCCACAACAGATCTTTGTGGAACGTGCCGGCAAGCTGGAACTCAGCGACATTACCTTCAAGGATGAAAAGCACCTGATGCGGATCATCGACAAGATCGTGTCCGCCGTGGGCCGCCGTGTCGATGAATCCAACCCGTATGTTGACGCCCGTCTGGCCGATGGCTCGCGTTTCAACGCCATGGTGCCCCCGATTGCGGTGGACGGATCGCTTGTTTCCATTCGTAAGTTCAAGAAAGACAAGCTGGGCATTGACGATCTGGTCAATTTCGGTGCGTTTACCGAAGAAATGGCCGCCTATTTGCAGGCCGCCGTGTCCACCCGACTGAATATCATCGTTTCCGGGGGTACGGGCTCGGGTAAAACGACCACGCTCAACGCCCTGTCCAGTTTCATCGACGACGCCGAGCGCATTCTGACCATCGAGGATACCGCGGAACTTCAGCTGCAACAGACCCATGTGGGTCGGATGGAAAGCCGCCCACCCAACGTGGAAGGCAAAGGTGAAGTCAGCCCGCGCGACTGTCTGAAAAACGCCCTGCGTATGCGTCCTGACCGTATCATCGTGGGTGAGACGCGCGGCGCCGAAGTCATCGACATGTTGCAGGCCATGAACACCGGTCACGACGGATCTATGACCACGATTCACGCCAACTCGGCCCGGGACGGTATTTCACGTCTGGAAAACATGATCGCGATGGCCGGGATCGAAATGCCGATCAAGGCGGTCCGCAGTCAGATCGCCTCGGCTGTGAACCTGATCGTGCAGGCCAGCCGCCTACAGGACGGGTCGCGCCGGATGACCTCGATCACCGAGATCACCGGGATGGAAGGCGACGTGATTTCCATGCAGGAAATCTTTCGTTTTCAACGCGTTGGCCTGACACCCGACAACAAGATCATCGGGCATTTCACCGCCACCGGCGTCCGCAGCCACTATTCGGAACGGTTCCGTCTATGGGGCTTTGACTTGCCAGCGTCCATCTACGACCCAACCACAATGTAG
- a CDS encoding lytic transglycosylase domain-containing protein gives MNLRNALQCAGVLAFLISGTASVNATETEPRGVYKRVKAPKPGERPRVTVQITPEEHAAKPSAPSTGTELVVPEIIARTKVAPLPAPGAEVKRDPNGSYKAFWNRISPHIDEGGAGRLDAAINALAATNVRSPRLQSLQDIAKERGIEILRSTVGTNVSPALVLAVISVESAGRADAVSSAGAQGLMQLMPATAARFGVKDSLQPSENIAGGVKYLNWLMEEFGNDPILVLAGYNAGEGAVRKHSGVPPYAETRDYVPKVLAAFQIARALCTTPPDLISDGCVFQTSN, from the coding sequence ATGAATCTCCGGAACGCACTTCAATGCGCCGGTGTGCTGGCGTTTCTGATATCGGGCACCGCATCCGTAAATGCGACCGAGACAGAGCCGCGCGGCGTATACAAACGCGTCAAAGCCCCAAAACCCGGTGAACGTCCGCGTGTGACCGTGCAGATCACACCGGAAGAACACGCAGCCAAGCCTTCAGCGCCCAGCACGGGCACTGAACTGGTGGTGCCGGAAATCATCGCGCGCACCAAAGTCGCTCCGCTGCCCGCGCCCGGTGCGGAGGTCAAACGAGACCCCAATGGATCGTACAAGGCTTTCTGGAACCGGATTTCACCGCACATTGATGAAGGCGGGGCCGGGCGGCTTGACGCGGCCATCAACGCCCTGGCCGCAACCAACGTGAGATCACCGCGACTGCAATCGCTGCAAGATATCGCAAAGGAACGCGGGATTGAGATCCTTCGTTCCACTGTGGGAACCAATGTTTCACCTGCGCTGGTGCTTGCGGTCATCTCGGTGGAATCGGCCGGGCGTGCAGACGCGGTCAGTTCCGCAGGCGCGCAGGGGCTCATGCAGTTGATGCCCGCCACGGCGGCCAGATTCGGGGTAAAGGACAGCCTTCAGCCCTCTGAGAACATTGCGGGCGGTGTAAAATACCTCAACTGGCTGATGGAAGAGTTCGGGAATGATCCAATACTTGTATTGGCTGGATACAACGCGGGTGAGGGGGCCGTACGCAAACACAGCGGCGTGCCGCCCTATGCTGAAACCCGAGACTACGTGCCAAAAGTCCTCGCCGCGTTCCAGATCGCGCGGGCCTTGTGCACGACGCCGCCGGACCTGATTTCCGACGGCTGTGTTTTTCAGACTTCCAACTAA
- the cpaB gene encoding Flp pilus assembly protein CpaB yields the protein MRAVFGLVLIVGIALAGGAVYMARNYIAEYQSELARQRLAAEEALANAKVDVVPTVTVFVSNRALKYGERLTEEDIRAVDWPENAIPEGTFTELTALFPESGANERFVLRAMEKDEAIMEVKITRPGEKAGLTSRLEKGMRAFAISVDVASGVSGFLRPGDTVDIYWTGSSGTIEGSSGGITRLIETNVQLIAVDQTAGSDVTNTTIARTVTVAATPEQVAALAQAQNTGRLSLALVGVQDESVASTIEVDQNKLLGIQKTAPEPEAKIEKVCTTRIRRGGEIVNVPIPCTN from the coding sequence ATGCGAGCAGTTTTCGGACTTGTCCTGATTGTCGGCATTGCACTGGCCGGGGGCGCCGTCTACATGGCGCGAAACTATATCGCGGAATACCAAAGCGAGTTGGCACGCCAAAGACTTGCCGCGGAAGAGGCCCTGGCCAATGCCAAAGTTGATGTCGTTCCAACTGTCACTGTCTTTGTGTCGAATCGCGCTCTGAAATACGGCGAGCGGTTGACAGAGGAAGATATCCGCGCTGTTGACTGGCCGGAAAACGCGATCCCCGAAGGTACATTCACCGAGCTCACAGCCCTGTTCCCCGAAAGCGGCGCAAATGAACGTTTCGTTTTGAGGGCAATGGAAAAAGACGAAGCGATCATGGAGGTCAAGATCACTCGTCCGGGCGAAAAAGCCGGGCTGACGTCACGTCTTGAAAAAGGTATGCGCGCCTTCGCAATCAGCGTTGACGTGGCCTCGGGCGTTTCCGGATTCCTGCGGCCCGGAGACACTGTCGACATCTATTGGACCGGTTCCAGTGGAACGATCGAAGGGAGCAGCGGCGGAATCACTCGACTGATCGAAACCAACGTGCAACTCATTGCCGTCGACCAGACCGCTGGCTCGGACGTCACCAACACGACCATTGCACGTACAGTTACGGTTGCGGCCACACCGGAACAGGTCGCCGCGCTGGCACAGGCCCAGAACACGGGGCGTCTTTCCCTGGCTTTGGTTGGGGTACAGGATGAATCCGTTGCGTCCACGATTGAGGTGGACCAAAACAAGCTGTTGGGAATTCAGAAAACTGCCCCGGAACCCGAGGCAAAAATCGAAAAGGTATGCACAACACGCATCCGCCGTGGTGGCGAAATCGTAAATGTGCCTATCCCCTGCACAAATTGA
- a CDS encoding tetratricopeptide repeat protein, whose product MLWATMVFAMVASCTEGLSPNGLDAPGIDTKGQAEDSIEVGNRLMAAGEYELALETFTRAALDQGMTPQVLTSLGTANIGLRRLGQAEKLLRRAVEDDTDWPVAWNNLGVLLMEKQEYPEAAQVFRRAYALDNGESDAIRDNLRLALAKMENSVNNTPQEQQEYTLEQLGDGQFTLRKIQ is encoded by the coding sequence ATGCTCTGGGCCACCATGGTTTTTGCCATGGTGGCTTCTTGCACAGAAGGCCTGTCACCCAACGGTTTGGATGCGCCGGGAATTGACACCAAAGGTCAGGCCGAGGACAGCATCGAGGTCGGAAACAGATTGATGGCAGCCGGAGAATACGAACTGGCGCTTGAAACCTTTACCCGGGCCGCGCTGGACCAGGGTATGACGCCCCAGGTCCTGACGTCTCTGGGTACTGCGAATATTGGGCTACGCCGCTTGGGACAGGCCGAAAAACTGCTGCGCAGAGCCGTCGAAGACGACACGGACTGGCCGGTGGCCTGGAACAATCTGGGTGTCCTGCTGATGGAGAAACAGGAATACCCCGAGGCCGCGCAAGTGTTTCGGCGGGCCTATGCGCTGGACAATGGCGAAAGTGACGCAATCCGGGACAATCTGCGCTTAGCACTCGCAAAAATGGAAAATTCTGTTAATAATACCCCACAAGAACAACAAGAATACACACTGGAGCAGCTTGGCGACGGGCAATTCACGCTACGCAAGATCCAGTAA
- a CDS encoding prepilin peptidase — protein sequence MQIPAVAAAWFLPFVLPICFYVAFTDMREMRIKNHAVLALTLVYIVIGLIAIPPWSTGGISGNLGPFTVSMPVYFWQLLHIVVVLVIGILLNAAGTMGAGDAKFLAAASAFVWLGDLRIVLMILTACVLAAVLTHRLAKITKLRTIAPHWESWDRGKQFPMGFALGGSLAMYLILGTVLGS from the coding sequence ATGCAGATACCCGCAGTGGCAGCGGCCTGGTTTCTGCCGTTTGTGCTGCCGATCTGCTTTTACGTGGCCTTCACGGATATGCGTGAGATGCGGATCAAGAACCATGCAGTCCTTGCGCTGACGCTGGTTTACATCGTGATAGGTCTGATCGCCATCCCGCCCTGGTCCACAGGCGGCATCAGCGGCAATCTGGGGCCGTTCACCGTGTCCATGCCGGTCTATTTCTGGCAACTGCTGCATATCGTCGTGGTTTTGGTAATCGGTATCTTGCTGAATGCTGCGGGCACCATGGGCGCTGGCGATGCCAAGTTTCTGGCCGCCGCGTCGGCGTTTGTCTGGCTGGGCGATCTGAGAATTGTGCTGATGATCCTGACCGCCTGCGTTCTGGCTGCCGTGCTCACTCATCGTTTGGCCAAAATCACAAAGCTGCGCACCATTGCACCGCATTGGGAAAGCTGGGATCGGGGCAAACAGTTTCCGATGGGGTTCGCCTTGGGCGGATCATTGGCGATGTACCTGATTCTGGGCACTGTTCTCGGATCGTAA
- a CDS encoding AAA family ATPase: MTSATPQDDNTAILACTISRDVQNFDLLIEDMEAILGERWGDLGFAEALAFFSQPEAETLEFVALAIDGEDEDNLSLLGEIITQANEKKVKVVLIAEDVTPASLHQLLRKGADEFVPYPLPEGELQEAIERMKQPDPVAVAQATAVPLAGGASKEGALFVVQGLAGGVGATTLAVNLAWELACVSDKDAPTVCLIDLDLQYGTVSTYLDLPRRETVFEMLSDTDAMDSEVFSQALQTYEEKLQVLTAPSDMVPLDLITPEDIQRVIDMARAHFDYVIVDMPKTLVLWSETVLQAAHVYFAMIELDMRSAQNALRLKRALQAEELPFNKLRFALNRAPKFTDLNGKSRVKRMGESLGISIDLLLPDGGKPVMQSGDHGLPLANAAAKNPLRREISKLAKSLHSLGSSAEEAA, translated from the coding sequence ATGACCAGCGCGACGCCGCAAGACGACAATACAGCAATCTTGGCCTGCACCATCAGTCGGGATGTTCAGAATTTCGACCTTCTGATCGAAGACATGGAAGCCATCTTGGGCGAGCGCTGGGGAGATCTGGGGTTTGCAGAAGCGTTGGCCTTTTTCAGCCAACCCGAAGCTGAAACGCTGGAATTCGTAGCGCTGGCGATCGACGGAGAAGACGAAGACAACCTGTCTCTGCTGGGTGAAATAATCACTCAAGCCAATGAAAAGAAAGTAAAAGTTGTTCTGATCGCCGAGGATGTCACTCCGGCGTCTTTGCACCAACTGCTGCGCAAGGGTGCCGACGAGTTCGTCCCCTATCCTCTTCCCGAAGGCGAATTGCAGGAAGCCATCGAGCGTATGAAGCAGCCCGACCCGGTTGCCGTGGCACAGGCGACCGCCGTTCCCCTGGCCGGTGGCGCGTCCAAGGAAGGCGCATTGTTTGTCGTTCAGGGCCTTGCAGGTGGAGTCGGCGCAACGACACTGGCCGTTAACCTGGCCTGGGAACTGGCCTGTGTCTCGGACAAAGACGCGCCGACCGTGTGCCTGATCGATCTGGACCTGCAATACGGGACCGTTTCCACCTATCTGGATCTGCCGCGACGAGAGACAGTGTTTGAAATGCTGTCGGACACGGACGCGATGGACAGCGAAGTATTCTCGCAAGCCCTTCAAACATATGAAGAAAAGCTTCAGGTTTTGACGGCGCCGTCCGACATGGTGCCGCTTGACTTGATCACTCCGGAAGACATTCAGCGCGTGATCGACATGGCGCGCGCGCATTTCGACTATGTCATTGTCGACATGCCAAAGACGCTGGTCCTGTGGTCGGAAACAGTTTTGCAGGCCGCCCATGTGTATTTCGCCATGATCGAGTTGGACATGCGGTCCGCCCAGAATGCCCTGCGCCTGAAACGTGCGTTGCAGGCAGAGGAACTGCCATTCAACAAGCTGCGCTTTGCGTTGAACCGTGCGCCGAAATTTACCGATCTGAACGGGAAAAGCCGCGTGAAACGCATGGGGGAAAGCCTTGGAATCTCCATCGACCTGCTGCTGCCTGATGGTGGCAAACCGGTCATGCAAAGTGGGGATCATGGTCTGCCTCTGGCAAATGCGGCCGCCAAGAACCCGTTGCGCCGGGAAATCTCAAAGCTGGCGAAGTCGCTTCACAGCCTCGGCAGCAGTGCCGAAGAAGCTGCGTAA
- a CDS encoding type II secretion system F family protein: MQLPMEAIIYVAIFVGVLALVEGIYLVAFGKSISLNSRVNRRLDMLEKGAGREQVLEQLRKEMQQHMKSQSIPLYSLLADKAQKAAIAFSPRQLIMIMGLVSAMAFVGLSIGTATDTALRIVVSIAIGIGGVYAWVNHKAKKRMGMIEEQLPDAVELMVRSLRVGNPFVSTIQVVANEVQDPLGTEFGVIADECAYGRDVGEALKDMAERLDMQDMRFLAVAVGIQQQSGGNLAEILAGLAKVIRARFRLFRRVKAITAEAQWSGKFLSGFPVACLIFILVKDPGYYDEVLDHPWFIPACFVVAILLTLNLIVMKIITNIKV, from the coding sequence ATGCAATTGCCTATGGAGGCGATCATTTATGTCGCCATCTTTGTGGGGGTTCTTGCCTTGGTCGAGGGCATCTATCTTGTTGCCTTCGGCAAGTCCATCAGCCTGAACAGCCGGGTCAACCGACGCCTGGACATGCTGGAAAAAGGTGCCGGGCGCGAACAGGTGCTGGAACAGCTGCGCAAAGAAATGCAGCAGCATATGAAATCACAGAGCATTCCTCTGTATTCACTTCTCGCTGACAAGGCGCAAAAGGCGGCAATCGCGTTTTCTCCACGTCAATTGATCATGATCATGGGGCTGGTATCAGCTATGGCCTTTGTCGGATTGAGCATCGGAACCGCTACGGACACGGCACTGCGCATCGTTGTTTCCATCGCAATCGGCATTGGCGGCGTTTACGCCTGGGTCAACCACAAGGCCAAGAAACGCATGGGGATGATTGAAGAACAACTGCCCGATGCGGTTGAACTGATGGTGCGCTCGTTGCGTGTCGGCAACCCGTTCGTCTCGACGATTCAGGTGGTTGCAAACGAAGTTCAGGATCCGCTGGGAACCGAATTTGGCGTTATCGCCGATGAATGCGCCTATGGTCGCGATGTGGGCGAGGCGCTAAAGGACATGGCTGAACGTCTGGACATGCAGGATATGCGCTTTCTGGCAGTCGCCGTGGGTATTCAGCAGCAATCCGGCGGTAACCTTGCCGAAATTCTGGCCGGATTGGCAAAGGTGATCCGTGCGCGTTTTCGCCTGTTCCGTCGGGTCAAGGCGATTACGGCCGAGGCACAATGGTCGGGCAAGTTCCTATCCGGGTTCCCTGTTGCCTGTCTGATTTTCATTCTGGTCAAGGACCCGGGCTATTACGACGAGGTGTTGGATCACCCCTGGTTTATTCCCGCGTGTTTTGTTGTCGCCATCCTGCTGACACTGAACCTGATCGTCATGAAAATCATCACCAACATCAAGGTCTGA
- a CDS encoding lipopolysaccharide assembly protein LapB: MRQQFLIPTVVISGLILSACAKETEEEKVERTFQEVNVIDETNLNDVLLSAADPNEAVTYFHGAALKNPDRIDLQRGLAISLGRAKRTTEAVTAWKRVTTMKGSNAADKVEYADALVRNGDWSQAKTVLDSVPPTFETFKRYRLEAVVADSRKEWKRADHFYETAVGLTTRPGSVMNNWGYSKLSRGEYAEAERLFSEAIRQDNSLFTAKNNLVLARSAQGNYNLPVVPMTQVERARLLNTMGISAVKQGDITTAKNLFREAISTHPQHFDEAVRSLRALEGA; encoded by the coding sequence ATGCGCCAGCAATTCTTGATTCCGACTGTTGTTATCAGTGGTCTGATCCTGTCGGCCTGTGCAAAGGAAACCGAAGAGGAAAAGGTTGAACGAACGTTTCAGGAAGTGAACGTTATCGACGAAACAAACCTGAACGATGTGCTTCTGAGCGCCGCAGATCCAAATGAAGCGGTGACCTATTTCCACGGTGCAGCGCTCAAAAACCCGGACCGGATCGATCTTCAACGCGGACTGGCAATTTCCTTGGGCCGCGCCAAACGCACGACCGAGGCCGTAACCGCGTGGAAGCGCGTCACAACGATGAAGGGCTCGAACGCCGCGGACAAGGTTGAATACGCGGACGCATTGGTCCGAAACGGCGACTGGTCGCAGGCCAAAACGGTTCTGGATTCGGTTCCCCCCACCTTTGAAACCTTCAAACGGTATCGCCTCGAGGCAGTCGTTGCGGATTCCCGGAAAGAGTGGAAACGCGCGGATCATTTCTATGAAACCGCTGTCGGGCTGACGACACGTCCGGGCAGCGTGATGAACAACTGGGGATATTCCAAGCTGAGCCGCGGCGAATATGCCGAAGCCGAGCGGTTGTTCTCGGAAGCGATCCGTCAGGACAACTCGCTGTTTACCGCCAAGAACAACCTGGTTTTGGCCCGGTCGGCACAAGGCAACTACAACCTGCCGGTCGTCCCCATGACACAGGTCGAACGGGCGCGTCTGCTCAATACAATGGGTATTTCAGCGGTCAAACAGGGCGACATAACCACCGCCAAAAACCTGTTCCGCGAAGCCATTTCAACCCACCCGCAGCATTTCGACGAGGCGGTCCGCTCGCTTCGGGCGCTTGAAGGGGCCTGA